In Anaerostipes hadrus ATCC 29173 = JCM 17467, a single genomic region encodes these proteins:
- a CDS encoding aminopeptidase P family protein, which translates to MNLNFMKLREQMKNQKVSYYLVPSEDPHQSEYVDDYFKCRQYISGFTGSAGTFLAGCEEGWLWTDGRYFTQAEGQISSDITLMKQGVSSVPTILEFLKEHLQEGDTLGVNGFTISASYGKKIAKLVKQHGASFRFDLRFVEELWAKDDRPAITKSTIYRHDIKYSGEHTDSKLARVREKMKELDANAFFLSSLPDIAWLFNLRGDDIACTPLFYSYAWITIDKCFLFLRKDCISAVAFQRFKEHGISILDYTEVSAFLKDQHETVLLNPDLTNYLHYNLLFKCKIIEDKNPTELMKAIKNDIQIDHLKACHINDGIAMTKFMYWLKKNVGKIPMTERMISDHLEEERKKLPDYMGPSFETICAYKDHAAMMHYQSTEESDVDVKAEGMLLIDSGGQYYGGTTDVTRTFILGPISEEERKYFTLVLKSMLTLANAKFLFGCRGSNLDILAREPLWEDGVDYRCGTGHGVGYFLGVHEGPNAFRWRSNPENLDAVLQPGMVITDEPGVYVPGKYGIRTENMLICKKWQQNEYGAFLHFEPLTLVPIDLDGVDLSLFNEKEKQLLTDYQQFVYDTLSPHLNEEESAWLHTLTL; encoded by the coding sequence ATGAATCTAAATTTTATGAAACTTCGCGAACAAATGAAAAACCAAAAGGTTTCTTATTATCTTGTTCCAAGTGAAGATCCACATCAATCCGAATACGTAGATGATTACTTTAAATGCAGACAATACATTTCTGGTTTTACTGGTTCTGCTGGTACCTTTCTAGCTGGATGCGAAGAAGGATGGCTTTGGACTGATGGACGTTATTTTACGCAGGCCGAAGGACAGATTTCTTCTGATATCACATTGATGAAACAAGGGGTTTCTAGTGTTCCTACGATTCTTGAATTTTTGAAAGAACACCTGCAGGAAGGTGATACACTTGGGGTAAACGGCTTTACGATCTCAGCTTCTTACGGAAAAAAAATCGCAAAACTAGTGAAGCAGCATGGTGCATCTTTTCGTTTTGATCTTCGTTTTGTAGAAGAACTCTGGGCCAAAGATGATCGCCCCGCGATCACAAAATCCACAATTTACCGTCATGATATCAAATACAGTGGAGAACATACTGATTCAAAACTGGCACGTGTCAGAGAAAAAATGAAAGAACTTGATGCCAATGCATTTTTCTTATCCTCTCTTCCTGATATTGCATGGCTTTTTAACTTGCGTGGAGATGACATTGCATGCACTCCATTATTTTATAGTTATGCATGGATCACGATAGACAAATGTTTTCTTTTTCTTCGAAAAGATTGTATTTCAGCAGTTGCTTTTCAACGGTTTAAGGAACACGGCATTTCCATCCTCGATTACACAGAAGTTAGTGCTTTCTTAAAAGACCAACATGAAACTGTTTTGTTAAATCCAGATCTTACAAACTATCTGCATTATAATCTCTTATTCAAATGCAAGATCATTGAAGATAAGAATCCAACAGAACTAATGAAAGCTATAAAAAATGACATTCAGATCGATCATTTGAAAGCATGCCATATCAATGATGGGATCGCTATGACAAAATTTATGTACTGGCTTAAGAAAAACGTCGGAAAAATCCCTATGACAGAACGTATGATCTCTGACCATCTCGAGGAAGAAAGAAAAAAACTACCCGATTACATGGGCCCTAGTTTCGAGACGATCTGTGCTTATAAAGATCATGCTGCAATGATGCATTATCAATCCACTGAAGAATCCGATGTCGATGTCAAAGCTGAAGGTATGCTTCTCATTGATTCCGGTGGACAATATTATGGTGGTACAACCGATGTCACAAGAACTTTTATTCTTGGACCAATTTCAGAGGAAGAAAGGAAATACTTTACACTGGTATTAAAATCTATGCTGACTCTTGCCAATGCAAAATTCCTGTTTGGCTGCAGAGGAAGTAATCTTGATATTCTTGCAAGAGAACCTCTCTGGGAAGATGGCGTTGATTATCGTTGTGGAACCGGACATGGTGTTGGATATTTTCTTGGTGTTCATGAAGGTCCAAACGCTTTTCGTTGGAGATCGAATCCCGAAAATCTTGACGCAGTACTACAGCCAGGTATGGTCATCACAGATGAACCAGGTGTTTATGTTCCTGGAAAATACGGAATCCGTACAGAAAATATGCTGATCTGTAAAAAATGGCAGCAAAATGAATACGGTGCTTTCCTTCATTTCGAACCCCTGACACTTGTACCGATCGATCTTGACGGTGTTGACCTTTCTTTATTTAACGAAAAAGAAAAACAATTGTTAACTGATTACCAGCAGTTCGTATATGATACACTTTCTCCACACCTTAACGAGGAAGAATCTGCATGGCTTCATACACTCACACTTTGA
- a CDS encoding 6-phosphofructokinase produces MKNLLVAQSGGPSAAINATITGVIDAGIESGRVGHVYGALNGIKGVLNENFVNLDEVCDTKEKRDLLAITPAAALGSCRWKLGNPKENAEEFEEIIRILRKNDIGYFIYTGGNDSMDTVYKLSVYCEEHNIDDIKVMGAPKTIDNDLGETDHCPGFGSAAKFIATAFTEIACDCFVYDVPSVTIVEVMGRNAGWLTAASALARIEGRKVPQLIYLCEKAFDEDRFIEDVNEALKKENNIIIAVSEGVKTADGNYVGEETKSGKEDVFGHKYLSGVGKYLEGLVGEKIGCKVRSVELNILQRCAGYMLSETDIMESRNLGAFAAVSAIRGKSGKMSAVRRISDDPYQVEIVLSDLSKIANYEKKVPMEWINEEGNDIKDELLTYLKPLIQGEVQIPYENGIPKRFIL; encoded by the coding sequence ATGAAGAATTTACTAGTTGCTCAGTCAGGAGGACCATCTGCAGCAATCAATGCGACGATCACAGGAGTGATCGATGCTGGAATTGAGAGTGGACGTGTGGGTCATGTTTATGGTGCTCTGAATGGAATTAAAGGTGTGCTGAACGAGAATTTTGTAAATCTCGATGAAGTATGTGACACAAAAGAAAAAAGAGATCTATTAGCGATCACACCGGCAGCGGCACTTGGTTCCTGTCGATGGAAACTGGGGAATCCCAAAGAAAATGCAGAAGAATTTGAAGAGATCATCCGTATTTTAAGAAAGAATGACATAGGATATTTTATATATACTGGTGGAAATGATTCTATGGACACCGTATATAAACTGTCTGTTTACTGTGAAGAACATAATATTGATGACATTAAGGTAATGGGAGCTCCAAAGACGATCGATAATGATCTTGGAGAGACTGACCATTGCCCTGGATTTGGTTCTGCAGCCAAATTTATCGCGACTGCGTTTACCGAGATTGCGTGTGATTGCTTTGTTTATGATGTCCCATCCGTAACGATCGTAGAAGTTATGGGAAGAAATGCAGGATGGTTGACTGCCGCATCTGCACTTGCAAGGATCGAAGGGCGAAAAGTTCCTCAGTTGATCTATCTTTGTGAGAAAGCATTCGATGAAGATCGATTTATTGAAGATGTAAATGAAGCATTAAAAAAAGAAAATAACATCATCATTGCAGTAAGTGAAGGTGTAAAAACTGCTGACGGAAATTACGTTGGAGAAGAAACAAAATCAGGAAAAGAAGATGTATTTGGACATAAATATCTTTCTGGTGTTGGTAAATATCTGGAAGGACTGGTAGGAGAGAAGATCGGATGTAAAGTCAGATCTGTAGAATTAAACATCCTTCAGAGATGTGCTGGATATATGTTAAGTGAGACTGATATCATGGAATCAAGAAATCTTGGAGCATTTGCAGCTGTCAGTGCGATTCGCGGAAAGAGTGGAAAAATGTCTGCAGTGCGAAGAATTTCAGATGATCCATATCAGGTAGAAATCGTACTTTCTGATCTGTCAAAGATTGCGAATTATGAAAAGAAAGTTCCGATGGAATGGATCAATG